The Brassica napus cultivar Da-Ae chromosome C7, Da-Ae, whole genome shotgun sequence genome has a segment encoding these proteins:
- the LOC106392526 gene encoding uncharacterized protein LOC106392526, producing the protein MPRKFSFPSIKAYEGTTDPDNHVSQYRQRMLAVALPKGSREATMCKSFGSTLTGPALQWYINLPSKSIASFAVLSDKFVEQFASRRDLEKTSDSLYEILQYRAEPLQGYIARLNQEKVAIPECSIPTAISTFKRGLLPDGDLYKELTKYQSNGRKVSRGGLKRSKSQIPRRSDQTKAQQKPDHKTIRPKSNPGNVPEPADREGRRDGSVHVARHLSPLRLKPELVNVLRQMGQQVKWPQKMKAPDSFQNPGFWCDFHRDQGQKPEDCVALKIEVNELLRKGHLREFHPDKSKSHLSKETTGKPTEGAPVSPPRQDRVIHVISGGLEISGISHPAAKKSNWNAKHGLEAAKQKSLLLGTDEISFTAKELEKVLTPHHDALFISLTVVN; encoded by the exons ATGCCCAGGAAGTTCTCTTTCCCCAGCATAAAGGCGTACGAGGGCACCACTGATCCGGACAACCACGTCTCCCAATACAGACAAAGGATGCTCGCCGTAGCACTCCCAAAGGGGTCACGCGAAGCTACCATGTGCAAAAGTTTCGGCTCCACCCTGACCGGACCCGCTCTGCAGTGGTATATCAACTTACCCTCCAAGTCCATAGCCTCCTTCGCGGTTCTCAGCGACAAATTCGTGGAGCAATTCGCCAGCCGCAGGGACCTGGAGAAAACCTCCGACAGCCTCTACGAAATCCTCCAGTACCGAGCAGAACCCCTGCAAGGCTACATAGCCCGCCTCAATCAAGAGAAGGTGGCTATCCCCGAATGCAGTATCCCCACTGCTATCTCCACTTTCAAGAGAGGTCTGCTCCCCGACGGAGACCTCTACAAGGAACTGACCAAATATCA GTCAAATGGGAGGAAGGTGTCGCGAGGCGGGCTAAAGCGCAGCAAAAGCCAGATCCCAAGACGATCAGACCAGACCAAAGCGCAGCAAAAACCAGATCACAAGACGATCAGACCAAAATCAAACCCGGGGAATGTACCAGAACCGGCCGATCGAGAAGGCAGAAGGGATGGCAGTGTCCACGTGGCCAGACATCTCTCACCTCTCCGTCTCAAGCCGGAGCTGGTCAATGTTCTGAGGCAGATGGGCCAGCAGGTCAAGTGGCCTCAGAAGATGAAAGCACCCGACTCTTTCCAGAACCCTGGCTTCTGGTGCGACTTCCATCGAGACCAGGGTCAAAAACCGGAGGACTGCGTCGCACTAAAGATCGAGGTCAACGAGCTGCTTAGGAAAGGGCACCTCAGGGAATTCCATCCCGATAAGTCCAAGAGCCATCTAAGCAAGGAGACAACAGGTAAGCCCACTGAAGGTGCTCCCGTCTCGCCACCGCGACAGGACCGAGTGATACATGTCATTTCGGGCGGTTTGGAAATTAGCGGCATAAGCCATCCAGCTGCAAAGAAAAGCAATTGGAACGCCAAGCACGGCCTAGAGGCAGCCAAGCAAAAAAGTCTGCTCCTAGGAACAGACGAGATAAGCttcacagccaaggagctgGAGAAAGTCCTCACTCCGCATCACGACGCCCTGTTTATCTCGCTCACTGTAGTGAACTGA